A single genomic interval of Mycolicibacterium holsaticum DSM 44478 = JCM 12374 harbors:
- the lysS gene encoding lysine--tRNA ligase, with translation MTSADTPDADLPEQYRIRQAKRERLLAEGRDPYPVEVPRTHTLAEIREAYPDLAADTETGQLVGVAGRVIFARNAGKLCFATLQEGDGTQLQAMFSFDRIGQESLDAWKSDVDLGDIVFVHGEVISSRRGELSVLADSWQIISKALRPLPVAHKEISEEMRVRQRYVDLIVRPEARTVARQRIAVIRALRAALERRGFLEVETPMLQTLAGGAAARPFVTHSNALDADLYLRIAPELFLKRAVVGGLERVFELNRVFRNEGADSTHSPEFVMLETYQAYGTYDDSAIVTRELIQEVADEAIGTRKVPLPDGTVYDLDGEWQTLQMYPSLSEALGEEITPQTPAEKLWQIADRLDVEIPRDRGYGHGKLVEELWEHTVGNTLWAPTFVRDFPVETTPLTRSHRSIEGVTEKWDLYVRRIELATGYSELIDPVIQRERFEAQARAAAAGDDEAMALDEDFLTALEYAMPPTTGTGMGIDRLMMALTGLSIRETVLFPIVRRHGA, from the coding sequence GTGACCTCAGCTGATACTCCCGACGCCGACCTTCCCGAGCAGTACCGGATCCGTCAGGCCAAGCGTGAGCGGCTGCTGGCCGAGGGCCGAGATCCGTACCCGGTCGAGGTGCCCCGCACCCACACGCTCGCCGAGATCCGCGAGGCCTACCCCGACCTGGCCGCCGACACCGAAACCGGCCAGCTCGTCGGCGTCGCCGGACGGGTGATCTTTGCCCGCAACGCCGGAAAGCTGTGCTTTGCGACACTGCAGGAAGGTGACGGCACCCAACTGCAGGCGATGTTCAGCTTCGACCGCATCGGTCAGGAGTCCCTGGACGCGTGGAAATCCGACGTCGACCTGGGCGACATCGTCTTCGTGCACGGCGAGGTGATCAGCTCACGGCGCGGCGAACTTTCAGTGCTCGCCGATTCCTGGCAAATCATTTCCAAAGCACTGCGTCCCCTGCCCGTCGCGCATAAGGAAATCAGCGAAGAGATGCGGGTGCGGCAGCGCTATGTCGATTTGATCGTGCGCCCCGAGGCGCGCACGGTCGCCCGGCAGCGGATAGCGGTGATAAGGGCGTTGCGAGCGGCGCTCGAGCGGCGCGGTTTCCTGGAAGTCGAGACCCCGATGCTGCAGACATTGGCCGGTGGTGCGGCCGCGCGGCCGTTCGTCACCCATTCCAATGCGCTCGATGCCGATCTGTATCTGCGAATCGCCCCGGAACTGTTCCTCAAGCGCGCTGTCGTGGGCGGCTTGGAGAGGGTCTTCGAGTTGAATCGGGTGTTCCGAAACGAGGGTGCGGATTCCACGCATTCTCCGGAATTTGTGATGCTCGAGACATATCAGGCGTATGGCACCTATGACGATTCCGCCATCGTCACCCGTGAGCTTATTCAGGAAGTCGCGGACGAGGCGATCGGCACCAGAAAGGTGCCATTGCCGGATGGCACCGTCTATGACCTTGATGGTGAATGGCAGACCCTGCAAATGTATCCATCTCTGTCAGAAGCACTCGGGGAAGAGATCACCCCCCAAACTCCGGCCGAGAAGTTATGGCAGATCGCGGACCGACTCGATGTGGAGATTCCCCGCGACCGTGGCTACGGGCACGGAAAATTGGTTGAGGAACTTTGGGAACACACCGTCGGTAACACCCTGTGGGCGCCGACCTTCGTTCGTGACTTTCCTGTCGAAACCACGCCGCTGACCCGGTCACATCGCAGCATCGAGGGTGTCACCGAAAAGTGGGATCTCTATGTGCGGCGGATTGAACTCGCCACCGGCTACTCTGAACTGATCGATCCGGTAATCCAACGCGAAAGGTTTGAAGCACAAGCCCGCGCGGCGGCCGCCGGAGACGACGAGGCAATGGCCCTCGACGAGGATTTTCTCACCGCGCTGGAGTATGCGATGCCACCGACCACCGGTACCGGAATGGGTATCGATAGGTTGATGATGGCATTGACCGGCCTGTCGATTCGAGAGACTGTTTTGTTCCCGATTGTTCGACGTCACGGTGCGTGA
- the lsr2 gene encoding histone-like nucleoid-structuring protein Lsr2, which produces MAKKVTVTLVDDFDGEGAADETVEFGLDGVSYEIDLSSKNAAKLRNDLKQWVEAGRRVGGRRRGRSAGSGRGRAAIDREQSAAIREWARRNGHNVSTRGRIPADVIDAFHAAT; this is translated from the coding sequence ATGGCGAAGAAAGTGACCGTCACGTTGGTCGACGATTTCGACGGCGAAGGCGCAGCCGATGAGACCGTCGAATTCGGCCTTGACGGTGTGAGTTACGAGATCGACCTTTCTTCCAAGAATGCCGCGAAACTGCGCAACGACTTGAAGCAATGGGTGGAAGCCGGTCGCCGCGTCGGTGGTCGCCGGCGCGGCCGCTCGGCCGGATCGGGCCGCGGCCGTGCGGCGATCGATCGCGAGCAAAGCGCCGCGATCAGGGAGTGGGCGCGACGCAACGGACACAACGTGTCGACCCGCGGCCGGATCCCTGCCGATGTCATCGACGCGTTCCACGCGGCGACGTAG